DNA sequence from the Blastomonas fulva genome:
GCGGCCGGAACCGGCGAAAATCAACCCGGCGCAGGCAGCCCGCGCCGGGTTGAAAAATTGATGTGACGTGTCGGAGACGCTCGCAGCAACGTCGTGACCTGTTCGCTCTAAGAGACACAAAATGCCGTGTCAACAGCCAATGTTAAAATAAAATATCAAAATGCACGTCAAAACTATCCGAAAGTGGTTTTTCGAGCACTTTCCAGTCCGCCGGCGGCTGATTGCGGAACCATGTGTATTGGCGCTTGGCATATTGCCGGGTGGCCAGTTGCCCCTGCGCCAGGCATTGCGCACGGTCGATCTCGCCGCGCAGCAGCCGCGCTACCTCGGGTACCCCGATCGCGCGCATCACCGGCAGATCGGGCGACAAATGCCGTGTCAGCAGGGTTTCGACCTCTGCCAACGCGCCTGCGCCCAGCATCGCGGCGAATCGGCGGTCGCACCGCTCGAGCAGCCAGTCGCGCGGGGGCCGCAGCACCAGCGGGTGCAGCGTGATCCGCTCGACAATCCCGCCCTCCTTGCGCGCCTGCCAGTGCGCGATCGGCTGGCCGGTCGATCGGATGATCTCGAGCGCGCGCGCGACGCGGGTGGTATCGGCGGCGTTCAGCCGGGCCGCGCTTGCCGCATCTTCCAGCTTCAGCGCGGCGTAGGTCTGGTCGACGGGCATTGCGCGCACCGCATCGCGGATCGCCGGATCGATCGGCGGGATGGGCGCGATGCCGTGGAGCAATGTCTGGATGTAGAGGCCTGTCCCGCCCACCAGGATGGGCAATGCGCCCGCCAGATGCGCAGCGGCGATCTCGGCGCGGGCATCGGCCGCCCAGCGCGCGGCGGAGCAGGCCTCGGCACCGTCGATATAGCCGAACAACAGGTGGTCGATCCCGCCCATCTCCCCGGCCGAGGGGCGCGCGCTCAGCACGGCGAGATCGGCATAGACCTGCGCGCTGTCGGCGTTGACGATCACCGCACGCTGCCCACGCTTTTCAAGCCAATGCGCATAGCGCACCGCCAATCCGCTCTTGCCGCTGGCGGTCGGTCCGGCAATAAGCGCCACCGCCGGGCGGGTGTTTCCGGTCTCATCGGGGGAAGAATTTGTGCCCATAGCCGTGCTGATAGCAGCAGAGCCCCTGCCAGCGGGAGAGCTAAACGCCGCCGCCGACCGATTGCACCAGGCCGGGCTGGTGGTCGGGCAGAGCCATTGGGTCGAACCGGGGCTGGTGGGCGAGGTGCACTTCACTGGTGACCGTGCCGCAGCCAATGCCGCGCTCGGGCCGATGCGCACTGCATGCGACGTGCTGGTGTTGGAGGAGGCCGCGCGCGACCCGCGCCTGCTGGTGTCCGACATGGACAGCACGATGATCGCCAATGAGTGCATCGACGAGCTCGCCGATTATGCCGGGGTCAAGCCGCAGGTCGCCGCGATCACCGAGCGCGCGATGCAGGGCGAGCTCGATTTCGAGGCGGCACTGCGCGAGCGCGTGGCGCTGCTCAACGGGCTGAGCGAGCATGTCATTGCCGATTGCCTGGGCCACCGCATCCATCCCATGCCCGGCGCGCGCACATTGGTGCGTACGCTTCGCCAGCGCGGCGCGGATTGCGTGCTGGTTTCGGGCGGGTTCCATTCCTTTGCCGATGTCATCGGCGCGGAGCTCGGATTTCACGCGGTGTTCGCCAACCGGCTGGTGATCGAGCACGGCCATATGACCGGCGCACTCGAAGGCAGCATCGTCGATGCCGCGCGCAAGGCCGCGATCCTGATCGAGCAGGCTGCAGGACAGGGGCTCGAGGCGCGCCAAGTGCTGGCATTGGGCGATGGTGCCAACGACATCCCGATGCTCAAGGCGGCAGGGACGGGCATCGCCTATCACGCCAAGCCCGCGGCGATCGCGGCGGCGGACGGGCATATCGCGCACGGCGACTGGACCGTGCTGCTCCACGCGCTGGGGATCGCCCGCGCGGACTGGAGCGATTGAGCGCAAGCAAAAGGGGGCGCAGCTTGCGCCGCACCCCCTCGATGTATTCCAGCAATGAAGCCGAAGATCAGCCCTGCAGCAGGCGCATGATCGTCATGGCCTGTTCGCTGCCCGACTGCGGCACGGTCTCGCCGGTGCGGTCGGTGATCTTGTCGAAGATGCGCGCCACGCCCTCTGCGGTGCGCTCGCCCTCGGGCAAAGCCGCGCCCTGGGTCATCGTGACATAGGCCGCGTGGAATGCGCCTGCGCCTGCGCCGATGATCATGTTAGTCGGCGCATCTTCGGACACCAGATAGACCGCGGCAGGGACAACGTTCTCGGGCTTGAACGCAGCAAACGCTTCGGGCGGGAAGATGTCTTCGGTCATGCGGGTGCCTGCGACGGGCGCCAGCGTGTTGACCTTGATGTTGTTCTTCGCGCCTTCGAGATACAGTGTCTTGGTGAGGCCCGCGAGGCCGAGCTTGGCCGCGCCGTAGTTCGCCTGGCCGAAATTGCCGTACAGGCCGGTCGACGATGCGGTCATCAGGATGCGGCCATAATTCTGCTCGCGCATGGTTTCCCACACCGCCTTGGTGCAGTTGGCCGAACCCAGCAGGTGGACCTTGACCACCA
Encoded proteins:
- a CDS encoding SDR family oxidoreductase → MTISFKDRVAIVTGAGGGLGRAYALDLAARGAKVVVNDLGGARDGTGTSDAAAKVVEEIKAAGGEAMANGGNVTEYEQMVEMVAKAKEAWGGVHVLINNAGILRDKSFAKMEPADFDLVVKVHLLGSANCTKAVWETMREQNYGRILMTASSTGLYGNFGQANYGAAKLGLAGLTKTLYLEGAKNNIKVNTLAPVAGTRMTEDIFPPEAFAAFKPENVVPAAVYLVSEDAPTNMIIGAGAGAFHAAYVTMTQGAALPEGERTAEGVARIFDKITDRTGETVPQSGSEQAMTIMRLLQG
- the miaA gene encoding tRNA (adenosine(37)-N6)-dimethylallyltransferase MiaA codes for the protein MGTNSSPDETGNTRPAVALIAGPTASGKSGLAVRYAHWLEKRGQRAVIVNADSAQVYADLAVLSARPSAGEMGGIDHLLFGYIDGAEACSAARWAADARAEIAAAHLAGALPILVGGTGLYIQTLLHGIAPIPPIDPAIRDAVRAMPVDQTYAALKLEDAASAARLNAADTTRVARALEIIRSTGQPIAHWQARKEGGIVERITLHPLVLRPPRDWLLERCDRRFAAMLGAGALAEVETLLTRHLSPDLPVMRAIGVPEVARLLRGEIDRAQCLAQGQLATRQYAKRQYTWFRNQPPADWKVLEKPLSDSFDVHFDILF
- the serB gene encoding phosphoserine phosphatase SerB, translated to MPIAVLIAAEPLPAGELNAAADRLHQAGLVVGQSHWVEPGLVGEVHFTGDRAAANAALGPMRTACDVLVLEEAARDPRLLVSDMDSTMIANECIDELADYAGVKPQVAAITERAMQGELDFEAALRERVALLNGLSEHVIADCLGHRIHPMPGARTLVRTLRQRGADCVLVSGGFHSFADVIGAELGFHAVFANRLVIEHGHMTGALEGSIVDAARKAAILIEQAAGQGLEARQVLALGDGANDIPMLKAAGTGIAYHAKPAAIAAADGHIAHGDWTVLLHALGIARADWSD